The genome window AGTATATATAAGAAATGTAATAATCAGCGGAAATGACCGCACATCAGATAGAGTCATAAGACGCGATTTATACTTGACTGAAGGAAATTTATATAGCAAAATTGATCTAGTAGATTCTAAAAATGCTCTAAAAAGAAGTGGCTATTTTGAAGATGTTCAAATAGTAGAAAAGCGTATAAGTAAAGATCAAATTGATCTAGAAGTAGTAGTTAAAGAAACAGCAACTGGCAGTATAGTTGGCGGTATCGGTTATGGAAGTAGCGATGGGCTACTCTTAAACGCTGGAGTGAGTGATTCAAATATCTTTGGTAGTGGCTATAAAGGTAGCATTATGATAGATAAAAGCGATGATACTCTAAGCGGAAATATAAATTTAACCAACCCAAGAGTAAATGACTCAGCTTATAGTCTTGGCGGTGGATTATTTGCTAATGATTATAGCTGGGATGAGTATGATGAGCAAAATTATGGCGCCAATATCATAGGTGGCAGACAAATTGGTAGATATATTAATGCTTATTTAGCATATCAAATTGAGCGTAGCCAAATCAAAGGCTTGGATGAATTTTATAGAGATGCAGGCTATCAAAATGGTATAAATATCAAAAGCGCTATAACCCCAAGCATATCATTTAACAATACAGATGATTACTATGTACCACGAAGTGGAATTATCGCATCAACGAGTCTTGAGTATGCAGGTGTTGGTGGAGATATGGAATTTATAAAAAACAGAACTACATTTAATATCTATCAAGGATTACAAGATTACATAGATATGGATCTTATTTTTAGATATAAATCTGGATTTGGATATATATTTAACGATGATAGTTCTAAATTACCAATTAATGAAAAACTATTTTTAGGTGGTATTAGCTCTCTTAGAGGTTATGATAGTAGATCTGTTACACCTAAAAAGAAAATTTGTAACCCTAAAGCAAATAATGGTGGCACCATATATGGATGTGAAATTATAGAAACTGGTGGTAAGATTAGCTTTAATAATTCATTTGAGCTTAGCTTTCCTATTATAAATCGCCTTAAAATGCGTGGCGTGATATTTTATGATTACGGTATGATTGGTCATAGCGATATCAATGAGATCAAGCGATCTAGTGCTGGAGCCGGTATTGAGTGGATTACACCAATTGGCCCACTTCAACTATTCTACGCTCAAGCTCTAGATGATAAACCAGGCGATGATACTAGTAGTTTTGAATTTACAATTGGTAGAAGATTTTAGTTGAATTTGGCTTTGGCCAAATTCAATCTATTCAAATGATATAGCAAAAATTGCCGGTTTTATCAACTTTTTTATCTCATTTTTAAGCATAAAAAAATTCTTTACACCTTTTATATATAGTGTATTTGATGCAAACTCAAAGCTAATATTTGGACTAAGACTTAGTGCGCTAGCAAGACCAAGCAAGAAACTAAGCCATCTAACTATCATAATATCTGGAAGTAAATTTTCAAATTCACCAAGGCTATTTATCGATTTACCTTGATACTCAATTATAGCTGCTATTAACGCTTTTTGTTGATGAGTATAGCCGTAATTTAGAGCATTTTTAACCAAGTACCCACTATGAGCATTTTCAGAATAAAATCCAATACTTCGACCGGTATTATATAATTTTGATGCAATTATAAGCTCATCAAGATAGCCATTTATCTCATGTAATGGGTGCAAAATTTCAAATAGAGCCTTTACATATTTTGTAGTTATGCTATTATCACGCTTAGCAAATCTGTCTTGAATGCTTCTAAGACTTGGATTAAAACCTTTAGGAAAAGAAATTTTATGCTCTTGAGGCATTTTAATTAGCTCTTTTGATTTTAAATTTGAACGCAAAAGGTTGGTTAAAAATACACCTTCTCTAATTCCAACACCACTAGTATAGATCATCTTAGCCTCAAGTTTTTTAACAACCAAAGAAAAGATCATAGCTCCTTGCTTAATGGTATCGAAGCGATCCTTTTTAATAGATATAGTTTTTAAATCAAATTCCTTATCAGTAGCAATCTTATTAATTAAATTTGAATAATCACTATATTTATAAGTAAAATTATGAACTAATCTAATTGGATGATTTTGCAACTGCATAATAGCGCCAGATATCGCCCTTAAGCTACCACCTATTGCAATTATATCTTTGCTAATAAAGTGCGATGGAATATTTGCGATAATATCTTGAGTAAATTTCAATGCTCCTTCCATATCGCCTTTATCAAAAAATAGCTCCTTAAGCCTTACAGTGCCAATATTTAGCGAGATGATATCGACTATTTTACCATTTTTGATTTTTGCTAATTCAGTAGAGCCTCCGCCAATATCAATAGTAGTAGCCTCATCAAGAGGACTTAGTAAATTTAGCGCTGCAATACCGCCATAAAAGGCCTCCATATCACCGCTTATAACACGTAAATTTAATCCTAATTCTTTTTTTACGCGATTTATAAATAGATTTGAATTTGGCGCATCTCTTAATGCTGAAGTGCCAGTACATAAAACTTTACCAACCTTATAAATACTCAAAAAGTACTTAAATTCACTAAATGCATATAAAACATTATCCATAGCTTCATCTTGCAAGAATCCGCCTTTATCATATGCACCCTCACCCAATCTTACTTTTACTTTATATTCACGAAGTATGAAAAATCCAAACCTACTAGTTCGTTCAAATATCGCCATTCTAGCCGAATTTGATCCTAGATCAATGACTGCAACTCTTTTTGACATCAAATCTCTTTTATATAAATTTATCTTTTTTTGTATTTGTTATTTCTAATTGGCAATATAAATGTGGCTATTGTACCACTTCTATCTGTACGATTACGCAACTCTATATTGCCACCAAGAGCTTGTGCTGCACCTTTGGCTAAAAACAATCCAAGTCCAGCACCACTGCTATTGCCATAGCGTTTAAATGGAGCAAATAGATCTTTGCTCTCATCAATTCCTATTCCTTCATCAATCACGCGAACTATAAATTCACCATTTATAAGCGTAGAATTAATCTCTATTGTAGCTTTTTTTGGAGAAAATTTGATAGCATTTTGTACAAAGTTTTGCAATACATGTAAAAACAGAGTTGGCTGAATCATAATCTTTAGGCTATGCGGTCTTAGATTAATCTTAATATTTCTATCATCACCCTTTGCAAGTATTAAAAAATTATTACCAATTTCATTAATATATGCGATAATATCAGTCATTACAGGTTGTTCAAATTGTGCACCCTCTTGTCTGCCAATCTCCAAAATCGAACTAATCATTTTATTCATTTGATTAATTGCTTCGTTATTATTTTTTAGCGCTTCAATATACTTTTGAGAATCTCGCTCTTTAATTAAGGTAACTTCATTTTTAGTCTTCATCACTGCAAGTGGAGTTTTTAGCTCATGAGCAGCCCCTATAAAAAGCTCTTTTTGATACTGAACAAATGTCAAAATTCTACCAATTAGTCTATTTACCCCATCACCTAAAGGCTTAAATTCTACTGGCAATTCATCTGTCTCAACTTCTTGTAAAAATCTTTCATTTAGCTCCCCAAGCTTAAGACAAAATGATCGAAGTGGAGCAAGTAGCATTCTAGATAAAAATAGAGCATAAAATAAAATCAAAAATATTGCCGTAGCATTAATAATCAAAATATCAACCAAAATTTGATCTACAATTGAACTATACTCACTAGTATTTTTTGTCAAAACTAAAAGATCGTTTTTATATGGATAATATAGTGTAAGATATGTGGCGTTATCATCTTTTGTAGAGACAAATTCCGCCCTAGTTAAATTATCATCATTTGGCACAATTTTAATCAGATCAAAACTCTTACTATCTTTATATTCTAGACTTATAATCTCAGGTTTTGCAGAGATATTTTTAGCCTCAATAGTCAAACTTTGAACTATATTTTCAAATATTGTAATCTTGATATAATGATAGAGCATCACCGAAAATATAACAATTAGCATCGTAGAAGCAGATGCTAATTGCAGGGCAAATTTAGCCCTTAAGCTTTTTTGGGAAAGCAAAATCTATATCCACGACGTCTTACTGTCTCTATTGTTGAAATATTAAGTGGCTTATCCATTTTTTGTCGAATTTGATTGATAGCAACCTCTATTACATTTGGAGTTACTAGCTCTGGTTCTTCCCATATCGCATCTAAAAGCTGCTCTTTGCTTACTATTTGATCGCTATGGCGAGCTAAATGAGTTAATACCTCAAATGGTTTTCCTTTTAACTCAATCTCTATACCTTGATATGTAATCTTCTCTTCATCTGGGTCAATTGTTAAATCATCAATTTTAATTACATTAGTTCCACCAAAACGAAGTCTAGCCTCAAGTCTAGCTACTAAAATATCAAAATCAAAAGGCTTTTTGATATAATCATCAGCACCGGCTTTAAATGCTTTGATCTCACTCTCTTTATCATCTTTTGCTGAAATAATCACTACAGATGTGCGTGGAGATTTTTGTTTAATGACATTAATTAGATCAATTCCATCGCCATCTGGTAACATAAGATCACTAAGTACAAGATCATAATTACGAATACCAATGAAATATTCTGCATCATTAAAGTTTTCTGAATTATCTGTTTGATAACCAAACTCCTGCAGACCTTCAGCTATAGTTTTACCTAGCGTTGTCTCATCCTCTACTATCAAAATTCTCATTAGCTTTTCCTTAAAAATAAAAAAATTAATGCGAGATTATAGCAGAATTTAAGCCAAAATTCAAGAAAATTTAAACAATTTTTAATAATTCTTTATGATTTTTGCGCCAACTTTGGCATTTGGGATAATATTAATCTTTGAAATCTTCATATAAAACTGCTCTAAAGTAGGATATAGCTCTTTAAATTTAACACTAAAATACTCAAGCGCATCTTCTACTTTATAAAATTTTTGCTTATTAAACTCTTCTTGGGTAATTTTACAAACATCAGCATAATCTATAAACTCATAAGCTTTAAATTCCATACTGATTCTAATCTTTTGGGTTTTAACTCTTTCAAAATCTAAAAGGCCAATTATTGTATCAAATTCAAGTTCATCAACAAAAACGCTAATCAAATAACCTTGCCCTCAGACCCACTAAGCAACCGTTTAATATTTGGCATATGCTTATATACAACAATAAAAGCAATAATAAGAACTGGCGCATGAGTATTAATACCAGGCATATCATAGTGCAATATAAATGATGAAATAACCATAGCAAGAAGCGCTATAAGCGAAGCTAAACTAGAAATCTTAAGCACTTTACCGGCAATAAACCATACAATAACAGCAATAATCAACTCAAATGGTAAAAAACACGCCAAAACACCAGCTCCAGTAGCAATTCCCTTACCACCTTCAAACATCAAATATGGTGAAAAACAATGCCCTACAACAGCTAAAACTCCCATTGTCCAAAGCGTAGAAATATCAAGATCGAATATAAATCTACCAACCAAAATAGGAACTACACCTTTTAAAGCATCAAACACAACGGTTAAAATTGCAAGCTTTTTAGCTAAGGCTGGATTGCTCTCTTTAATCACTCTTAAAACATTAGTAGCGCCTATACTTTTGCTACCACTTTTTTTGATATTTACTCCACCAAAAAGCAATCCAAAAAGCAATCCAAAAGGTATTGCTGCTACTAAATAAGCTATTAAATAGGCTACTAAATTCTCATTCATACAATTACTTCCCACCAAAATATAGCAAAGCTGAACCCCAAGTAAATCCACCACCAAAAGCATCAAGCAATACCAATGAACCATTTTTAAGTCTGCCGCTTTCATAAGCATCGTTCATTGCCATAGGGATAGATGCCGAGCTAGTATTGCCGTATTTTTGTACAGTTACAACACATTGAGAATCACTAAAATTTAACCTTTGTTTTACGGCCTCTATAATTCTTAAATTTGCTTGATGCGGGATAAAAAGATCTATATTATCTGATGAAATTTGGTTTTTTTCTAAAATATTAATTACATCTTTAGTTAATGTATTTACAGCAATTTTAAAAACATCATTACCTGACATCTTCATAAAATTTAATTTATTATCAATATTTTGACTAGTTGCAGGATTTACAATTGCACATCCTGGAGTTATTAACAACTCTGCTTTACTACCATCACTTGAGGTATGAATATCAACTATAGGATTATCACTAGAAGCACTAACTACAGCTGCACCAGCACCATCTCCAAATAATACACAAATGCTACGATCACTCCAATCAGTAATAGTGCTAATCTTTTCAGCACCAATAATTAAAACATTTTTCTTAGCACCACTTTCTATCATAGATTTAGCAAGCTCTAAAAGATATATAAATCCAGTACAAGCAGCACTAATATCAAATGCAGTTACATCTTTTAGTCCAAGCTTATTAGCAATTACACATGCAGTAGATGGCATACAAAAATAATCAGGCGTAATAGTAGCACATATTACAGCATCGATCTGACTTTTATCCAAATTTGAACGCTCTAAAGCTTGTAATGCAGCCTTATATCCAAGATCGCTTGTAAATTCATCTTTGGCTATATGACGCTCTTTGATACCAGTACGCTTAGTGATCCACTCATCACTAGTATCAACCATCTTTTCTAAATCAAAATTTGTAAGAATATCTTTAGGAGCATATGCACCAATAGAAATTAGCGATGCCTTAATCATTTATCATACTTTGTAAGCTCATTTGAAATCACCTCATTTATGTTTGACTCTGAGAATTTAAGAGCTTGAAAAATTGCATTTTTAATAGCTTTTGGGCTAGATTTACCATGACTAATGATAACGCACTCTTTAACTCCAAGCAAAGGCGCTCCACCATATTCATCATAATCAATTTGATTTTTAAGCCCTTTAAAAACCCCTTTCATAAAAAAGGCACCTAAAATTGCAAGTGGTGATTTTTTAACACTTTGCTTAATAATTTTGGTAATTGCACCGGCTACACCTTCGCTGGTTTTTAATAAAATATTACCAACGAATCCATCGCAAATGATAACATCAACACTTCCATCAAAAATTTGATTGCCTTCTACATTTCCGATGAAACTATCGAGTTTTTTAAGCATATCAAATGCATCTTTTGTAATCTCATTACCTTTACAATCTTCTTCGCCATTGCTTAGCAAACCCAATCTAGGATTATCAATTTTCATAATCTCTTTAGCATAAGCATAGCCCATAATAGCAAATTCAAATAAATTCTCTGCCTTGCAATCAACATTTGCACCAACATCTAAAACAAGTGTTTTTTTATTATTTTGTGTTGTAGGCATTAAAGTAGCAATTGCAGGTCTGCTAATACCTTTAAGTCTTCCTAGACGCAAAGTTGCTAAACTCATACTAGCACCACTATGACCAGCAGATACTACAGCTTTACACTCTGCAGTACGAACTAGTTCAACAGCTTTATATATAGTACTCTCTTTGCGTTTTAACACATCAGTAGCACTCTCATCCATAGCAAACACTTCATCTGCTTGAACAAAAGTAATAAATCTAGAATACTCCTGTGGAATAAGGGATTTTAGCTTATTATTATCACCTATTAAATAGGCTTGAAACTCTCTTTGCTTTAAAGCATCAATAACTCCAGCTACAATTGGTTCAGCACCAAAATCCCCGCCCATAGCGTCAATTGCTATTTTAATCATTGTATATATTAATACTCGCCAGTTGTTCTATTTACACGGTGAGGCATTTTCCAACTACCATCTTTATCTTTAACCGGCATTGGTAATGTAACTTTATAGTGAGTTCTGCGTTTTGCAGCTCTTGTATGACTCACTCTACGCTTAGGTACTGCCATTTTACTCTCCTTCTAAAATTTTACACTTTTTACAATAAAAATAATCACTTTTAAAGGCTTCTAACTCACTGATTAAAATCTCATCAGTATCTATCTGGCCATCATAGAACTCTATAGTATTACTTAGCTCATTATCGCTATCTTTATAAACACCATCGCTTAAATTTAGATTTAACTCTTCATTTAAACTCAAAACTATATCAGCTCCACAGCTATCGCAAATATGCTCTAACTCGCCAGTTAAATTCCCATTACATTTGGCTAAATTTAGGGTAGATTTTTTAATACTACCACTAAATTTAACACCATTAATGCTACTTTCAAAATTAACAGGTGTGGCACCTAGCCTATCAAAGCGAATTTTCAATATCTAACCTTAGCAGATCTCTCTACTAGCAAAGAAAAATGCAATTTCTATCTTAGCATTTTCTAGACTATCGCTACCGTGAACTGCATTTGCATCAATACTCTCAGCAAAATCAGCTCTAATAGTGCCAGGTGCAGCCTCTTTAGGATTTGTAGCACCCATTAATTCTCTATTTTTAAGTACAGCGTTTTTACCTTCTAGAACCATTACTACTACTGGTCCGCTAGTCATAAACTCAACTAAATCATTATAAAATGGTCTTTGAGCATGTACTTCATAAAATTTCTTAGCATCTTCTACGCTTAATTGTACTTTTTTAGCTGCTGCGATTCTAAGTCCGTTGCTTTCGAATCTATCTATAATTTTGCCAATTACGCCCTTTTTAGTTGCGTCAGGTTTGATTATTGATAGCGTTTGTTCCATATCGATCTCCTATAATAAGGTTTTTTATAAAAGCGTGATTATACCAAAACTAAGCTTAAAAAAATAGTAATATTTATTTAATTATAATTAAATTAAGCTACTACAGGGTTTGTACCATCTCTTAAATTTGCACCAATATCGTCTCTGCTTGGCTGACCTTCTACTATATCACTCCACACAATACAGCCATCAGTTGGACAGGCGTTAGCACAGGCTGGTTCATCATTATGGCCTACGCATTCAACACATTTATCAGCATAAACATAATAAGTATCTTCACCAGTTGGGTTATCGCCATCATCTACAATTGCACCTACTGGACACTCATCAATACAAGAACCACAACTAATGCATATATCAGTAATTTTTACTGCCATTTTATACTCCTTAAATTAAATTTAGCCCGTAGGTTATCAAATTTAAACTTATATATAACTTAATATAAAATGATAATGATTTTTATTTTAGCTCACTAAGTATATCTAAAACAGATTTTTGTAACGCTTTATCTTTTACATCAATCTTAAAATATATCTTGGCAATTTTTAAATCACTGTTAATAATATTTACACTATCACCAAAAGATGTAATTCTCATTCTTTTACTTTCTACGCCGTTATTTGCCAACATTGTAAATACACTATAAGCTCGCTCAATTCCCAATCTATAATCAGTCTCATAATCACCAAAATCATCAGCATAACCTCTAATATCTACTGATACTGATTCTGGAATTTTATTTATTATCATAGCTACAATATTGATAAAGTTTATCACATCTGGATTATAAATTTTTGAGCTTTGATAGTCAAATTTAATACTTGCTGGCAGATCAATTGCTACTTGATTTTCAGCCTGATCTAGAGTAACCTTATATCTTTCATTATTTAAATTTACATTTGTAGGTGTTTGATTTTGGATCTGCACTGCGATACTAGGACTATCAAACTCTTTATCGCTATTTGATGGCTTACTAGTATCTTTAAGAGATCTAGTATCAGGAAAGTCAAATATCTTTATAAATTCTGTCTTAAGTGCTTCAACTTTAGCCTTATTTATCGCTGAGATTGCATATAGAGCAATAAACAATGCCAAAAGCAAAGAAAGAAAATCCGCATATGGGACAGCCCATTTCTCACCTGCTGGACACTCTTGAGCCTTTTTTTTCTTTGCCATATTACACCTTAATTAAATTGTGAATTTCGTGGTTCGTTTTTATCTAAGAAGTTAAATAATTTTGCTTCTAAACTTCTTGGATTTGCACCTTCGGCGATACCTACTAATGCCTCTAGTATCATTACTTTTTCTTTTATTATATCTTTTGAGTTACCTAGCATCTTATTACCCCATGGTGCAAAGATCGCATATGCACCCATAATCCCAGTAACTGTCGCTGTAAATGCTGATGCGATACCAGCGGCCATAGCAGCAGGATTATCAAGTAGCTGTAATGCAAGCATAAGCCCCATAACTGCTCCAACTAGTCCAAATGTAGGACAGCTCTCACCAGTTCTAATCCAATAATGAGCGCACTCGTGATAATACTCCTCAGTCGTCTCTATAGAGAGTTCTAAATGCTGCTTAACCTCATCAATTGGCTGACCATCAACTAACATACTAAGTCCAGTTTTTAAAAACTCATCTTCTATAGCTACGGCTTTTTGTTCTAATGATAGAATTCCATTTTTTCTAGCTAGTGTGCTATACTCCACTAACTCAGCAATTCTAGCACCCATATCAACGCCAGATCCCTTAAATACAAGCTTTAACTCTTGAAACGCAGCTTTGATATATTTTTTATTTGTTGCTGTCATAGATGAGAACATCGCTGTAGGAACAACGATAAGAACAGAGCTAAGGTGCAAAACATGTAAAGGGTTACCACCCTCTAAAATATCACCAACAGAGATACTAGTAATAGAAAACACCATTCCTAATATAGTAGAAAGATCCATAAAAACCCCACTTTAAAAATTATCAAATTATCGCATAAATTAACAAAAATTTAACTGAATTTAATAAAATTACTTAAGCTCGCCCCAGTTTTTTGCTACTTTATAATTTACAACCAAAGGCACATTTAGATTTACAACACTACTCATAATCTGTGCAACTTTGGCTCCAAACTCATCTACATATTTATCATTAACCTCAAAAATTAACTCATCGTGAATCTGCAATAACATCTTTTCATCATTTAAAATCTTATCTATTTTTAACATTGCAAGCTTGATAATATCAGCAGCACTACCTTGAAATTTGGTATTTACTGCTTCTCTTTCATACATAGCAAGCTGCATAGCAGAAGCAGAAGAGAAGTCAAAATATCTTCTTCTACCAAGTAAAGTCTGAACAAATCCATCACTTTTGGCTTGATCTTTTATACTTTGTATATAATCTTTTACACTACTAAATGCATCAAAATATTTAGCTATATACTCTTTTGCTGATTTTTTATCAATTCCTAAATCACTACTTAATTTATTGACACCCATTCCATAAATTAAACCAAAATTTATAGATTTTGCAATGCTACGATTATGATCGTTTAACTCACCAAATATATTAATTGCAGACTCAGAATGGATATCTTTTCCATTTTTAAAAGCTTCGACAAGTGCTTTATCACAGCTAAAATGTGCTAAAAGCCTAAGTTCAATTTGAGAATAATCTAAACTTAAAAAACTATAACCACTCTTTGCTTCAAAAATAGATCTAAAAAGCTTAGCATAATTTCCACGAGCTGGGATATTTTGCAAATTTGGATTTTTGCTTGAAAGACGGCCAGTAGCTGTACCAGTATGGATAAAACTAGTATAAACTCTGCTATTTTTATCTTTTAAAGCCAAATTTAAGATCGGCTCGCAATATGTGCTTTGGAGTTTATAAAGCTCTCTATATTCTAAAATTTTATTGATACTTGGATGGAGATCAATAAGCTCATTTAGCACACTCTCATCGGTGCT of Campylobacter vicugnae contains these proteins:
- the motA gene encoding flagellar motor stator protein MotA, with the protein product MDLSTILGMVFSITSISVGDILEGGNPLHVLHLSSVLIVVPTAMFSSMTATNKKYIKAAFQELKLVFKGSGVDMGARIAELVEYSTLARKNGILSLEQKAVAIEDEFLKTGLSMLVDGQPIDEVKQHLELSIETTEEYYHECAHYWIRTGESCPTFGLVGAVMGLMLALQLLDNPAAMAAGIASAFTATVTGIMGAYAIFAPWGNKMLGNSKDIIKEKVMILEALVGIAEGANPRSLEAKLFNFLDKNEPRNSQFN